In Microbispora sp. ZYX-F-249, a single genomic region encodes these proteins:
- a CDS encoding NADP-dependent oxidoreductase — protein sequence MISREIRLAAPVTGEPGPGNFTLAETGVDGEVVVRTDYVGLAATYLELMRTDCQIPVPAWQPGDRVGVAAVGTVVRSGSPDLAVGELVQSMTGWGEYSAGPAAQYVKLDRGAFPDPSYHLGQGVTAYYGMADVAAVGEGDVVFVSGAAGGVGSLAGQIAKCRGAAKVIGSAGSPAKAAYLVDELGYDAAFDYHDGPVADRLRELAPEGVTVFFDVVGGEQYEAAVRAARPGARFALCGSLSHQLGGGADRFPEPDRAAAEARGVELLPFSCHRTPQQVAAWREHFTRWLAEGRFVFPGTVVEGGIEEVPGAFLSMLKGSYRGNVAVRLT from the coding sequence ATGATCAGTCGTGAGATCCGCTTGGCCGCGCCCGTCACCGGCGAGCCCGGCCCCGGCAACTTCACCCTCGCGGAGACCGGGGTGGACGGCGAGGTCGTCGTCAGGACCGACTACGTGGGCCTGGCCGCGACCTACCTGGAGCTGATGCGGACCGACTGTCAGATCCCGGTGCCCGCCTGGCAGCCCGGCGATCGGGTGGGCGTCGCCGCCGTGGGCACCGTGGTCCGGTCCGGCAGCCCGGACCTGGCCGTGGGCGAGCTGGTGCAGTCGATGACCGGCTGGGGCGAATACTCCGCGGGCCCGGCCGCGCAGTACGTCAAGCTCGACCGCGGGGCGTTCCCCGACCCCTCCTATCACCTCGGTCAGGGCGTGACGGCCTACTACGGGATGGCCGACGTCGCCGCGGTCGGGGAGGGCGACGTGGTGTTCGTCTCGGGCGCGGCCGGCGGGGTCGGCTCGCTGGCCGGGCAGATCGCGAAATGCCGGGGCGCCGCCAAGGTGATCGGCAGCGCGGGCAGCCCGGCCAAGGCCGCCTACCTGGTCGACGAGCTCGGCTACGACGCCGCCTTCGACTACCACGACGGTCCGGTGGCCGACCGGCTGCGCGAGCTCGCGCCCGAGGGAGTCACGGTCTTCTTTGATGTCGTGGGCGGCGAGCAGTACGAAGCGGCGGTTCGGGCGGCGCGGCCCGGGGCCCGCTTCGCGCTGTGCGGCTCCCTGTCCCACCAGCTCGGCGGCGGCGCCGACCGCTTCCCGGAGCCGGACCGCGCGGCGGCCGAGGCCAGGGGCGTCGAGCTGCTGCCGTTCTCCTGCCACCGCACCCCGCAGCAGGTGGCGGCCTGGCGCGAGCACTTCACCCGATGGCTGGCGGAGGGCCGGTTCGTCTTCCCGGGGACGGTCGTCGAGGGCGGCATCGAGGAGGTGCCCGGAGCGTTCCTGTCCATGCTCAAGGGCTCCTACCGGGGCAACGTCGCGGTGCGGCTGACGTGA